aaaagacgttatatattgccagtcacggtcgatttaaattacttaattgttattctatatactggcgaaagaaatttattattctgtttattatacaccgtcgacctagtaatcggtgctccatcttatagttgttattgcgatgaatattactacagcctcagtggtcgaattggcacgacgcccgcacggtatacgggaggttccaggttcaaaccctggctggggtaatatttttcgcaataaaatttaaaaactatttaatttagaaattacatcaactgaccaaaaccatggtcaaaattaataatgtctcgatgattgatccggaaaaaagtgctgtgtgaatccgacaaaccaagttggctcacagtttttcaatgttcatatcgaaaagacgttatatattgccagtcacggtcgatttaaattactttaattataattcttttaaattgcgccGGCAATCCTAATCGTGATGTTAATCTCAGATTTGTCCACCAAATGAAGTAGTAGTAAAGGATAATTCTGATTGATTTCCATCGACTCCAGAAACTTTCTCggctaaaatataaattggatATTAACGTACGACACGCGTACAACgtttaaaatatcacaaaaataataagtttgtAGGTTATACCAACCTGGACGTTTGACATTCACGTCTGGGCTGAGAGTGTGTGTTTCTGATATTCGCTCAACGTTACCAAATTGTCGTCGGTGAGCTCCATGTCGGCGATCAGGAAAACGATTCCTTTACTCAGTTAGCCTTTCTTTCAGGAGATACAACACGGCGGCATCGGCAAAGGTATCGAGAGAAAAGCTACGCCGCATATTATCGCATGTAATGGCATGTAACAAAAGTAACAACCGGCTTTCCGTTGGTCTGTTCGGTCTGTTGCGACAGGTCACACGAATTCCAATCAACGAAAAGCGTAAACTGCGCCACCGCGGCAGCTGCAATATGATTGGACAGTAGCCAGTCGCAATCGCAATCGCAGTCGCAATCGCAGACGCAATCGCAGTCGCGCCGCGAGCCGCTAGTGTGATACGGGCTTTAAACACGACGCGTAATTTAGTAGTCGTACTCGATTCGCGTAAAACGAAATGATGCGGAATGTACACCGGGGGGTATCGAGAGGGCTCGTCGGCGTGTACCTTCTCCATGTGCCCCATGGATTCGTACTCCTTGAGGAAATCGTGATACTGAGCGGCGATCTCGGGTTTCTGCGAGAGTCGGCGCTCCATTTTGGAGTACAAGAAAGAAGTCTTTCGAAAAGTTTCGCTTATGTAAGGGGGGCCGTTCTTGAACGGCAAACGAACAATGTAACGTCCTTGAGAATCGCGAGAATGCGTACTAGCGAAATGATTTTCGCAACGTTCTTCCTCTTCGGTGAGAGGATTTTGAGAGGGGATACTTTCGTCCTCCCAAAAACTTTGAATCAAGGAATTCGTATCCTCGCAGGATACGCAATTCAAAACGGGAGCGGACTCTCCGGCTGGGTGTGCGGTGCCGGTAGGACCGGAAACGATCCACCCGAAAACAGTAAGCTGGCCCGTCGGGGTGCCGACCGGGCCTTGACGGAGGCCGTCGAACAGCAACGACCCGTATAAATCCGCGCCGATTAGTACAACATGAATCGGGCGATTACAAGAGGGATCGGGATCTGCTAACGGTAAATCGCGTAGATGCGACCACATTGCGGCTGGCTTTATTTGAGAGGCTGTGTACGAAGTGATTCGTTGGTATACGTAGCCCGAAAATGGGAATATCGGTCCCTGTTTGTCGCAGGGCGCGAGCGCACGAGAAAAATGATAttgtatcaacagcatcagtgtaattgaaataaaattggttGATTcaacatcaatattaatgaacgAAATGCATCAGATAGTCAATTTATAATCCAGATGTTTGGTCCAATAATATCATTGTAGTTGGAATATATCGTTATATCAATCATATATCTACTCATCCCAAAcacataattctttattataattacatatgaattaaataactttcttGATGTATAATTGAATACCATGTAATCTATGTAACTACATCTGCTGTCACGTCAACTGCGTGAAATACTTAAAGGAAATCAACGGTACGGTTAATGTTATTATGGTTGCTACATATGCACCATCTTGttgattcaaatataaatttatttaatctgtaTACTTTGTGTATATTGCTACAAATCAGTTATTTGTCAGATATTgcacttaaatattattgatttatgtGCAATGATTTTTTAGAGGAAATAGAAATGtgtgtatattaattacacaaaTGCTCGATGCAATCGACACGTGTAATCCTTAATAtctttgtgtatatatatagacaaaatattataagtacATGTTTTAATCGTATCAAACAAATGTGTAATCAATATGAAAACATTTCTATTTCCTCCAAATAAAACAATGCGTATGattcaataatattcaacTATAACACCTGACACGCGTAATGCTGTTAATTTAAGTACGGCAACTACGTAAAATACTTAAAGCAAGTCAACGGCACAGTTAATATTATCATGGTTACTACATATGCACCATCTTGttgattcaaatataaatttatttaatctgtaTACTTTGTGTATATTTCTACAAATCAGTTATTTGTCAGATATTACacttaggccggtattcatagtcgaatcttatatttaagatcgtcttaagtacgatcttaagatgttatgaaccaataatcacagagccgtatcagcatcttaagatattacttaagacgatcttgaaataaggtctgactatgaataccggccttagaGCCTGTTCACACGAGGCGGTTTTAACACGCGGTTGCGCTACCGCGCGTGGCCGCGCGTTATCGCGAGGCGaggtgcgacaacgcgcgtatacgcgcgtacgcgGAACGACGCGACGATGAGCGTCTACGATACGCTTTGCGGCATTTTAGATCCATAGGCACGCCGTCGCGCGTACGCCGTTTCGCGTACT
This sequence is a window from Temnothorax longispinosus isolate EJ_2023e unplaced genomic scaffold, Tlon_JGU_v1 HiC_scaffold_24, whole genome shotgun sequence. Protein-coding genes within it:
- the LOC139824016 gene encoding uncharacterized protein produces the protein MWSHLRDLPLADPDPSCNRPIHVVLIGADLYGSLLFDGLRQGPVGTPTGQLTVFGWIVSGPTGTAHPAGESAPVLNCVSCEDTNSLIQSFWEDESIPSQNPLTEEEERCENHFASTHSRDSQGRYIVRLPFKNGPPYISETFRKTSFLYSKMERRLSQKPEIAAQYHDFLKEYESMGHMEKPVSH